The Henckelia pumila isolate YLH828 chromosome 2, ASM3356847v2, whole genome shotgun sequence genome includes a window with the following:
- the LOC140878669 gene encoding uncharacterized protein produces the protein MVLPVLGVIPPQPDRRILIWPEFEGILSPKNDVSTFIKQKFKQQLFLGGYPWRYVTETQRDFYWDQFAQYRWEPQHEKEIREIWKNLSAETYRRTMHRRQNTDNVPRTVDPAIWATYIAHWEEESWKKMATAYGNNRRSEPASPRTGISRHIAGSRPYAVHATASMRQELNRDPNSYELNLKTHSGRTGPFPMEEVERRIDEQFPLRHTGDAQHYPMPEDVNAIYFDVVGGVSHRRVYGIWSTAHTIYRDEMTPCPRGSSKMKPTTAAQNEAIQAARAEVEAAR, from the exons ATGGTGCTTCCGGTTCTGGGAGTAATCCCTCCCCAGCCAGATCGTCGTATACTGATTTGGCCTGAGTTCGAAGG GATTCTTTCACCGAAGAACGACGTAAGTACGTTTATCAAGCAAAAGTTTAAGCAACAACTTTTTTTGGGTGGCTACCCTTGGAGGTATGTGACGGAGACTCAGCGTGACTTCTACTGGGATCAATTT GCCCAGTATAGGTGGGAGCCGCAGCACGAAAAGGAAATTAGAGAGATTTGGAAAAACCTGAGTGCTGAGACTTACCGCCGCACAATGCATCGCCGGCAGAACACTGACAACGTGCCTCGTACAGTAGATCCTGCGATCTGGGCTACCTATATTGCCCATTGGGAAGAGGAATCGTGGAAGAAGATGGCGACGGCGTATGGGAACAATAGGCGTAGCGAGCCTGCTAGTCCAAGGACTGGTATCTCTAGGCACATTGCCGGCTCGAGACCCTATGCGGTGCACGCGACTGCGAGTATG CGTCAGGAGCTGAACAGAGATCCAAACAGTTACGAGCTCAATCTGAAGACGCATAGCGGCCGAACGGGACCTTTTCCGATG GAGGAGGTCGAGCGTCGCATCGACGAGCAGTTCCCACTGAGGCATACTGGAGATGCCCAGCACTATCCGATGCCTGAGGATGTGAATGCGATTTATTTCGACGTCGTCGGTGGTGTAAGTCATCGACGGGTATATGGTATCTGGTCTACCGCACATACCATATACCGGGATGAGATGACACCTTGTCCTCGCGGGTCTAGCAAGATGAAGCCGACGACGGCGGCGCAGAATGAGGCGATACAGGCCGCCAGAGCTGAGGTGGAGGCTGCGAGATAG
- the LOC140877370 gene encoding uncharacterized protein: protein MLDVTTYEAAVSRALRSEEGRKDILREQQRKRQLQTSYHESYPQQDAKKQSTGPSKGPNPLRQQGAIVPRAEALPLCQKCQKPHPGPCMKGSGMCYHCKEPGHIMLHCPKKNAAGRVFVMQAEEAAPDTLRITGEQNNNEVNVFPTGGEGV from the exons ATGTTGGACGTCACCACTTATGAGGCAGCGGTGAGTAGGGCACTACGATCCGAGGAGGGTAGGAAGGATATCTTGAGGGAGCAACAGAGGAAGAGGCAGCTACAAACATCGTACCATGAGTCGTATCCACAGCAGGATGCAAAGAAGCAGTCTACTGGGCCGTCGAAAGGCCCAAATCCACTGAGACAGCAAGGAGCTATCGTCCCTCGTGCAGAAGCACTACCTCTCTGCCAGAAATGCCAGAAGCCCCATCCAGGACCGTGTATGAAGGGATCAGGCATGTGCTACCATTGCAAGGAACCGGGACACATTATGCTGCATTGTCCCAAGAAGAATGCTGCTGGACGagtctttgtgatgcaggcagaggaaGCAGCACCAGATACTTTGCGCATCACGG gtgagcagaataataatgaagttaatgtgttcccgactggcggcgagggcgtatga